Within the Gossypium raimondii isolate GPD5lz chromosome 12, ASM2569854v1, whole genome shotgun sequence genome, the region CAATTCTGTTTTCTCTGTTCGATTAAAAATAAGATAGTAggatctaaatattttatttgcagTGAATTGATGATACAACATCCAGATGAGGATTTTGGGAAAATGCTTTTCAGGTGCTCCATGTATCTGCATAATCATGTTCGCCGATATCTGTTAAACTGGTTGAACTTTTTCTGATCTCTATcatatttttcttgttcttctgtTATCACAGGTCTGACTCTATCGATAGACAGTTTAAAGTTGCATGCTAAGCTGTAGCAGTTGTAGTTCTAAGTTAGTTTTCTGTTATTGCTCCTGATGGGCACTGATCAGTGATGAGATGTTGGTGTTTTGAGCTTTCTGCAACAGTTTCTATTTATCCTAGATGAGTTGACTGCAATGAAGCTTTTGAACCAAGTAAAGTGTATCTTGAGCTTTGGATCATTCCTGTTTGATAGAGCACATCATTCTGGTTGTGTCCTATCAGTATGTTTTGTGGAGTTCATCTGTTCCTTCCATTGATACCTGTTCTCTGCTCGAAGCTGTGGGTTTAGTAACAAATAAAGCTCTGAAGCCCATCGACAATAAAATTTCTGGTTTTATATGCTTTTGCATCTTGCCAGAGGAAATTAATGGTGGATTTAGCTGACCAGCAGcacaatttatgtttttatagttTCTAATACAAGCAATCTTCTTCTGAAGATATATCTCATATGACTACCGTTGTTTCTTATACATCTCTTGAATAAAGAAAGGGCTACTTTTTGTTCTGCAAGAATGGAGAGGTATGTTGTTTTATCTGTGATGTGCTAGacagtttatttattttctacaaGTTAAGATTTGCTTATCAATTTTTGGATGGTATTAGGTACAAGTTACTCAGGGAAGTTGGTGACGGGACATTTGGTTGTGTGTGGAGAGCTATTAATAAGCTGTCTGGTGAAGTTGTGAGTATGCccacaattttatttatttgaaattgtaaAAACACGTTTCTTTTGATGTGTTGACTCTGATATATCCTTTTCAAATATGTATCATCTGTTTTGAAGGTTGCaattaagaaaatgaagaagaaatattaCTCGTGGGAAGAGTGTGTGAATCTGAGAGAAGTTAAGGTAATATGAGTCCCTTTGTTCTGGTTTtactccttttttcttttcatatgcATTATAATCTATCTCTTTTGACAGTCTCTGAGGAGAATGAATCATCCCAATATTGTGAAGCTTAAGGAAGTCATCAGGGAAAATAACGTTCTGTACTTTGTGTTTGAATATATGGTAAGTGACTGCTTGTATTTGTGTTATAACTTGCTCTATGATCTTTGGAGCTTTAGCTATCTTTCTGAAAACATGCAATTATCCCAGGAATGCAATCTTTACCAGCTTATGAAAGACAGAGAAAAGCATTTTTCAGAAGTAGAAATCAGAAATTGGTGCTTCCAAGTCTTTCAAGGTCTTGCATACATACACCAGTGTGGATATTTTCATCGTGACCTAAAGCCAggtattgtttaatttaatctacAGGATTCATGTTTTTTTCTCTGTACATTTACTCAAAAGATATATTATGCGACTAACTGCCCTTTTATTTCTAGAGAATTTGTTGGTTTCTAGAGACATAATCAAAATTGCTGATTTTGGTCTTGCACGTGAAATCAGTTCACATCCTCCATACACAGAATATGTCTCAACACGCTGGTAAGTTTGATACTTTTGATGGTTTATTTGGTTTTCcctattttctgtttttttctaTTACTACTATCTAAACTTCGACTTGTTTAGGTATCGTGCGCCTGAAATACTTCTTCAATCATACCTGTATACTTCAAAAGTTGGCAAGTTCTCTGTGTAATCGGTTCTTATTCACTTACGTATGGAAATGCTAGCAGCCTTCTAATTATGCCTTTATCTCCTTGCTTACAGATATGTGGGCGATGGGTGCTATAATGGCCGAGTTGTTCACCTTACGTCCTCTTTTTCCTGGTGCCAGGtatgttcttttaatttattattttttctgtgAACTTTCCCCCCGAGATTATGCCATCTTGGACATGggtgatgtttatttttctttactagTCTGTTCTGCAACTAGGGGTAATTGGCCGGTTGTTCACAGGATTGATGCTAACCTTTCATTATGTGTGCAGTGAAGCAGATGAAATCTACAAAATCTGCAGTGTATTAGGTACTCCAACTAAGTATACGTGGTCTGACGGGCTTAACCTTGCAAGATCTATAAACTACCAATTCCAACAGGTCTTACTCCCTCTAAATTGTGATTACATGCTTCATAGCTTTAATTCGAAGTTATTTTACCAATGTAAAGTTAGTGTGGTCATATTACTAGAGAGTAGAagctgatttttttttcatctgtGTTATTGAACATTTAAGTTCCCTGGTGTGCATCTGTCTTTGTTGGTACCATCAGCAAGTGATGATGCAATCAACCTTATTACAGTTAAGTGCAAGTCTGCTCTTTGTTGCTTTTTATTATCCTTGATGGGACTGTTCAAATTGACTTTTGCTTGGCTTTTGTTTTTAGTCTCTCTGTTCATGGGATCCTCGCAAAAGGCCATCGGCTGCCGAGGCCCTTCGACATCCTTTCTTTCAGGTGGTGTGTCTTTTATCGTTATTTTGGTGTTCTTAATATTGTTCTGGGGTGTTCTTTTATGAGGTTAAAATGGCAATTATGTTGTTGCTAGtgcttttctgacataatttCTCTTTGTTGTGCAGAGCTGTTATTATGTTCCGCCCTCTCTTCGTCCCAAAGCAGCTGTGTCTGGAACTCCTCCATCTGGTTTGTTCAAAGCTCTTACCAGTTTTGCTCACTCTTTTTGAGGGAATTCGTTATCTGGTTTAGTTTGTTCCTAATATTTAATTTGCATGCATAGTTGGGGTGAAAGGAACATGGGAACAGCAATCACCTAGGAGATTCTCTGGGTTTCTACCTAATGCAAAGCGCACTGGCAATCATTCTACTCTGAAGGCAAATGCAGCTGTGGGCACAGGTAATGTATTTTAGTGTGTAATAATGCTCTGGGGTAGTTCAGTAATGACGTTGGATTTGGTCTTCTGATTAGTGATCGTATTAGCAACTAAATTGTCAGCATTGCATTTTTATGGAGCTGTATATGGTTGTTCCTTTGTTTTGTTCGTCCAAATTGCAACTGCAAATGCTGTTTATTTCCTACAAGATCTTATATGATGGGATTCCCTACTTATGGTTGATACATGCAGGTGTGCAACGCAAGCTGGAGATGGTTAATCAGGTAATTGTAATCTAATGTGTATCAGTGGTTCTGCTTCTCTTGTAGTGATTTTTGTACAATGCTTCTAAATATGGtcttgttctttgttcttttttttttcctgttcCACCCTAAAGGATCTTAATAAGAATGATAAATCCTTGAAGAGCTTTGCCAAACAACCAAGGTATCAACCACCAGGAAGAAAGAGTCCATGTAAGCATTTATATATCTATGTATGTATTGAAGTGTTGCTTTTTCATTGTATCTAGATATCTATCATATTATGACTACATGACTATTAGTATTTGAATATTAAcagcccttttaaaaataaggaaaatgaaCTCTATATATGGTTAAAGTCGACCATATAATACTTTACACATTTTGGTTGTTGAAGATGAATGTAATTGAGCTGGAAAGATGTTCTTGCGTTACTGTCTTGTTTGGTATTCTGGATGTTATTGACATGAAAATATAGTGATTGGTCCAGTTGCCACATCCATCAACAAGGATAGGAATGCCATTGGAGCTTCAGATGTAGCGGAGAAGTTGGCAAATGTGACAATTGGAAATCGGCGGCTGAATGTTGGGCAAATAAGGCACTCTGCATATAAAGGCTGGGGTTCTGTGGACTGCGGATTCTAATGACATGTTTCTTTTGCCAACCCTACTGATACTTGATCACCGGAAAGAAGGTAGCGTGGAATGATGAGATGgtctttttaataataatgcATTTCTTGGGGTATTATATATCGATGGAGTCCAAATATCGGAATGAGCAGGAGAGCTTTGGTTTTATCATTTATGTCTTACGTTTGTGTGTTTTCTTAACAATAACCATAATATGATACATGTGTTGTGTTCTGTTACAAATAATTGAGAGAGTGGCTTTTGTTTCTATTGGCCTTTGCTTTGATAATGAAGTGCCAGTTTGTCAATGAATTTGGTTTGCATGTTGAAATTTCTTCTCCGGTACAAAACCAGTTTATTTGGTTATTGGGGtgaaaggttttctttttttcttttttttaagtattttattgtaaagaaaataaacttggtctttcagaaaaaaaaagttcCGGAATCTCACTGCAGTTATAATTCGCTTTTCTTAGTCAAGGACGTATTTCCGAGGGTGTGAAAGTTGAAACCGGTTAATATATGAGAAACTAGAGATAATATCGTTATTGAATTCCAACGTTGAGAGAATGGTTGCCTAACTGCTACGCCTTCAACAGTTTTATTACCTTCGAAGTGTCGTGTAATTCCTCTAATTcgtaagaaaaagaaaacaaagacaGCAATGTGCATGGGataatttgaatttcatttcttCAACTGTCAAGTTCTGTATtacaaaataacaaacaaaacaaCCGCGGAGAAGGTAATTCCCGACCCAAAAGGTCTTCTAAGGTGGTAGTATAAAAGCCCCCTAAAAATTGGCAGcccaacaaaaaaataaatataaaaaaaggggTGGCCAGCAGCAGCTGGGAAACAAAACCCAATTGGGTTGTCACCATGAATGAAAAATTGACTGAGATTAGTTTTGGAGTGAAAGGACATATTATTATTAGATCAGTTACAAAGTAAAGGTGACAGCCCCCAATTGCCCTGTAAAATCTGTCTTACTCTTATCCGCTATCATAACCAAAATTGAGAGGGAACATCCAACTGCAAACACACATTTGGATCCACCGCTGCTCTtcctttttgtaattttaaatttcctttttttttttttggtgcaaTACTATCATAAATTTAAAGGTATTGTGCTTGTATCCTTTCTCTGTTCTCCTCCCACCACTGCTTTGCATTTACTTCTCCAAATCTTTCGCGGCTGCCCAATTTCATAACCCAAATACATCAAATTTTGACATATTCTTGGTATACGTGTCTAAATCATAATCTCAAGTTAAGCCTAAATGTAAATAGATTACCTGAATCTGACACGCCGGAGTTCCCTGGTGCCATCAGCCAACTGTCTGATGGTAATGTAAACCCCTGGTTCATCCTGTTCAACCCATTCTGCCTCCATCTCACTCGCATTGCTCACCGAAACAGAAGGCTCATCTCTAGAGGAGGTGGTCGTCCGTGAAGCATCAAATGATGCATCCCCTCTTGTGCCACCCGGACAAAACCCACTAGGCCCTGCACTGTAAGGCTTATAGTTGTTTCTTGGCGTCCAATGAGCCATAGGGCTTTCCATTGCCGATCCCACCCTTGAGTATGTCGAATCCCTCTGCGTCTGAAGTGTATAATTTTTCTGTTACTGATTTCATCTTGGAATAACAGGGAATGTTTTACATGATAATTCTCACCAGATTTATATGTAAGTAACAGAATGTGTTTTACCTCATCCTCAGACCTTGGGGGAGTATGTAATGCTTGACGATTAAATCTCTGTACATTGTAGAGCTCCATGATTCTATCATAATTCTCACCCCACCACCGCTGCGCTTGCCACTTGTTAAACATCTCCCGGCTTCAATATTCAA harbors:
- the LOC105764948 gene encoding protein BREVIS RADIX — protein: MFTCIACTKQMADGGEEVEGARGSGTPSTKEAVKSLTTQIKDMALKFSGAYKQCKPCTGSSSYKKGSRPYPDFDAASEGVPYPYMGGSSSSTPAWDFTNASHHPGRSDSRFTGAFSGDKTPGYRESFSVQDLVLEDEDEPKEWMAQVEPGVHITFVSLPNGGNDLKRIRFSREMFNKWQAQRWWGENYDRIMELYNVQRFNRQALHTPPRSEDETQRDSTYSRVGSAMESPMAHWTPRNNYKPYSAGPSGFCPGGTRGDASFDASRTTTSSRDEPSVSVSNASEMEAEWVEQDEPGVYITIRQLADGTRELRRVRFSRERFGEVNAKQWWEENRERIQAQYL
- the LOC105764947 gene encoding LOW QUALITY PROTEIN: cyclin-dependent kinase F-4 (The sequence of the model RefSeq protein was modified relative to this genomic sequence to represent the inferred CDS: deleted 1 base in 1 codon); this translates as MERYKLLREVGDGTFGCVWRAINKLSGEVVAIKKMKKKYYSWEECVNLREVKSLRRMNHPNIVKLKEVIRENNVLYFVFEYMECNLYQLMKDREKHFSEVEIRNWCFQVFQGLAYIHQCGYFHRDLKPENLLVSRDIIKIADFGLAREISSHPPYTEYVSTRWYRAPEILLQSYLYTSKVDMWAMGAIMAELFTLRPLFPGASEADEIYKICSVLGTPTKYTWSDGLNLARSINYQFQQFPGVHLSLLVPSASDDAINLITSLCSWDPRKRPSAAEALRHPFFQSCYYVPPSLRPKAAVSGTPPSVGVKGTWEQQSPRRFSGFLPNAKRTGNHSTLKANAAVGTGVQRKLEMVNQDLNKNDKSLKSFAKQPRYQPPGRKSPLIGPVATSINKDRNAIGASDVAEKLANVTIGNRRLNVGQIRHSHIKAGVLWTADSNDMFLLPTLLILDHRKEGSVE